TACAGGATTTGCCTTCGCCAACACCTCCGGGAGCATTTTTCCTACAGGATTTGCCTTCGCCAACGCCTCCGGGAGCAAATTCCTACAGGATTTGCCTTCGCCAACGCCTCCGGGAGCAAATTCCTACAGGAGTTGCATTCGCCAACGCCTCCGGGAATATTTTATAGGTAGAAGCAAGGACAACCGATCTACCAGCTGATACTCATAAGACATTTCGCAATTTGCAGGAAGCAGCTCACCAAACGGAAATTTGAGGGAAAGGAAACGGCTACGCACCTTACCGCCGCTGAAACTTTCGGCGGTACTGTAAGGGTGTAATGCCTGTCGCCTTTTTGAAACATTTTGTAAAGTAGGATAGGTTGCCAAAACCACTTTCAAAACAAACTTCAAACACGCTCAGGCTGGTGCTTGTTAGCAATCGGCGAGCTTGGTTAAGACGAAATTCGGTAATCGCCTCTATAAATGTTTTGTGCGTTACACTTTTAAAATACCGACAAAAGGCCGTTGGGGTTAAATGTACCGCATTGGCCACCTCCTTTATGCTTAAATCTTGCTGATAGCGCTCTACAATGCAGGCGTATACCCGACTTATACGCTCGGTATCGGCGGCAGAGGGGATAAATGGAAACAGCACGTCCACCGATTCTGTTGCCGTTGCCGCTGCTGCAAGTCCCAACACTTCCAAAAAGGCAGCCAACCGCTCCACACCTACTGCTTGACTACACTTTTCCATTTTGGAGGCTATCAAATCCCTATCGGCTCCCCTAAATAATATGCCCCCAGTCGTATTCTCGAGCAAATTACGAATAGAACGCATCTCAGGAAGAGACAGAAGCTGCTCGCCTGCAAAATTCTTAGCGAATTGAATAACCGTAGCCTGCGCCAAATGATCGCCAGCCTCCCCCTCGCTAATCCAACAATGAGGGGTATTGGCTCCAACCAGCACCAAATCGCCAGGCCCATAGCTATCGACAGCGCTACCAATATAGCGCCTCCCGTGGCTACGCCTAATAAACGTAAGCTCAAACTCTGGATGAAAATGGTAGGAAGCATCAAAGGATTGCTGATCGAGATGAAGCAGCTGAAAGGAGCTTTCGGCCTCGGAAGGTACCTTTTCGAAGGAGGGTTTCATAGCCTTATTTTATCCGCTAAAACAATTACATTTTACAACAATGGTAATATTACACATTTTCTGGCAAAAAATGGCCAGTCGCAGAATTGTGGTACCTGCTACATTTGCTGCATAGCCTTTTACTATTATCAGCTTCTCGTTGTTTCTAGTAAAAAGCAAA
The Alistipes sp. ZOR0009 genome window above contains:
- a CDS encoding AraC family transcriptional regulator, translating into MKPSFEKVPSEAESSFQLLHLDQQSFDASYHFHPEFELTFIRRSHGRRYIGSAVDSYGPGDLVLVGANTPHCWISEGEAGDHLAQATVIQFAKNFAGEQLLSLPEMRSIRNLLENTTGGILFRGADRDLIASKMEKCSQAVGVERLAAFLEVLGLAAAATATESVDVLFPFIPSAADTERISRVYACIVERYQQDLSIKEVANAVHLTPTAFCRYFKSVTHKTFIEAITEFRLNQARRLLTSTSLSVFEVCFESGFGNLSYFTKCFKKATGITPLQYRRKFQRR